In Phacochoerus africanus isolate WHEZ1 chromosome 1, ROS_Pafr_v1, whole genome shotgun sequence, the following are encoded in one genomic region:
- the C1H5orf58 gene encoding putative uncharacterized protein C5orf58 homolog translates to MFKNNVTDHKLSVEAIIKNINTISLELKKMKELSQLLLCDLTLHFSHPVKTDDVKKTERNSPLFEESEMSDITVASNSF, encoded by the exons atgttTAAGAATAATGTGACTGACCATAAACTAAGTGTGGaagctataattaaaaacattaacaCAATTTCTTTGGAGTTAAAGAAGATGAAAG AGCTGTCCCAGTTACTGCTTTGTGACCTTACCCTACATTTTAGTCATCCTGTAAAGACAGATGATGTGAAGAAAACTGAGAGAAACAGTCCCCTCTTTGAAGAGTCTGAAATGTCAGATATAACCGTTGCTTCCAACAGTTTTTAA